The following are encoded together in the Desulfofundulus luciae genome:
- a CDS encoding glutaredoxin family protein, with product MTTEPVTVYTTPTUPHCRTVKEFLSQKGVKFTEKNVAEDEMARSEMVRKTGRLAVPTITVGERVVVGFNRSELERLLH from the coding sequence GTGACTACGGAACCAGTAACGGTGTATACCACCCCCACCTGACCCCACTGTCGCACGGTGAAAGAGTTTCTTTCCCAAAAAGGCGTGAAATTCACGGAAAAGAACGTGGCCGAGGACGAAATGGCCCGCAGTGAAATGGTACGTAAAACCGGCCGCCTGGCCGTGCCCACCATTACCGTGGGAGAACGGGTAGTGGTAGGGTTTAACCGGAGTGAACTGGAAAGGTTGTTGCATTAA
- the trxA gene encoding thioredoxin: MALELNESNFDREVLQSSLPVLVDFWAPWCGPCRSMAPIIDELAAEFAGRVKVAKVNVDQNRVLAGRYGVMSIPTLIMFKAGQVVGQMVGYTPKGVLAKKLESLL, from the coding sequence ATGGCCCTGGAGTTGAATGAAAGCAATTTTGACAGGGAAGTTTTACAATCCAGCCTGCCGGTACTGGTGGATTTCTGGGCGCCCTGGTGTGGTCCCTGCCGCAGTATGGCTCCCATTATTGATGAACTGGCCGCCGAATTTGCCGGCCGGGTAAAGGTGGCCAAGGTAAACGTGGATCAAAACCGGGTCCTGGCCGGCCGTTACGGTGTCATGAGCATTCCCACGCTAATTATGTTTAAGGCCGGACAGGTGGTGGGCCAGATGGTCGGCTATACTCCCAAGGGGGTCCTTGCTAAAAAGCTTGAAAGCCTGCTGTAG
- a CDS encoding FmdB family zinc ribbon protein, translating to MPIYDFQCNSCSHKFTLLVGIDDRDKVTCPQCQSRDVRQLITGCAVRIKGGSCGSGQSGSGSAGG from the coding sequence ATGCCCATTTACGACTTCCAGTGCAACAGTTGCAGCCACAAATTTACCCTGCTGGTGGGGATTGATGACCGGGACAAGGTTACCTGTCCCCAGTGCCAGAGCCGGGATGTACGCCAGTTGATTACCGGCTGTGCCGTTCGCATAAAGGGCGGCAGTTGCGGTAGCGGGCAAAGCGGTTCTGGTTCTGCCGGCGGCTGA
- a CDS encoding indolepyruvate ferredoxin oxidoreductase subunit alpha has product MPAYVVKDLCAGCGACAHVCPYEAITVAARLATVDPQLCRDCEECVFICPNGAITAA; this is encoded by the coding sequence ATGCCTGCCTATGTAGTAAAGGATCTTTGTGCCGGCTGCGGGGCGTGTGCTCACGTTTGTCCCTATGAAGCTATAACCGTTGCCGCCAGGCTGGCAACGGTTGACCCCCAGTTATGCCGGGATTGTGAAGAATGCGTTTTTATCTGCCCCAACGGAGCCATTACGGCTGCCTGA
- a CDS encoding helix-turn-helix domain-containing protein: protein MIVKGDKIRALREERGYTLQDLARRANLSLSYLSEIERGSKRPSLKTIEKLAAALNVPRAKLIEGDVADSGLSLGDKIRIMRSEKNLSLQELATRAGISLSYLSEIERGTVYPALSTLKRIAEALEVPPTSIMGQEGSLGHKLKALREEYGLTQAQLANLAGVTAGLIGQIEQGKVQPSLKTLEKLSEVMGVSPCYFIMEPGAVDQMLSLMNPELRELLMHPNVQSVLSLVCNLTQKELQFVLNFIQLFKRSDLC from the coding sequence ATGATTGTGAAGGGGGATAAAATACGTGCCCTGCGGGAAGAACGGGGGTATACACTGCAGGATTTGGCCCGGCGGGCGAATCTTTCCCTGTCATATTTAAGCGAAATTGAGCGGGGTTCCAAACGCCCTTCTTTGAAAACTATCGAGAAACTGGCCGCCGCCCTGAATGTACCCAGGGCGAAGCTCATTGAGGGAGATGTTGCGGACAGCGGCCTTTCTTTGGGCGATAAGATTCGCATCATGCGCAGCGAAAAAAACCTTTCCCTGCAGGAACTGGCCACCCGGGCGGGCATCTCCCTGTCTTACTTGAGTGAAATTGAACGCGGTACCGTTTATCCAGCTTTAAGCACCTTAAAGCGCATTGCCGAAGCACTGGAAGTGCCACCCACTTCCATCATGGGGCAGGAGGGTTCTCTGGGCCACAAGCTGAAGGCCCTCCGGGAAGAGTACGGGCTTACCCAGGCCCAGTTGGCCAACCTGGCGGGGGTTACAGCCGGGCTAATTGGCCAGATCGAGCAGGGAAAAGTGCAGCCTTCTCTCAAAACGCTGGAAAAACTGTCCGAGGTAATGGGTGTTTCCCCGTGCTACTTTATTATGGAACCGGGTGCAGTGGATCAAATGCTCAGTTTAATGAACCCCGAACTGCGCGAGTTGCTCATGCACCCTAACGTGCAGTCGGTGCTGAGCCTGGTCTGCAACCTCACCCAGAAGGAGTTACAGTTTGTCTTGAATTTCATTCAACTCTTTAAGCGCTCTGATTTATGCTGA
- a CDS encoding peptidoglycan D,D-transpeptidase FtsI family protein, with amino-acid sequence MQGRRLVILFSLFLFCFAFLLIHLAFIQMGRGSDYAFLALERETQPVLLEEYPRGEILDRRLQPLTGSFDANRVVVFPGLIRDRQAVITSLAGILGLPVEKIAPYFDGQPCYLPFSLTPGQVKAIREHQWPGVLVLPVHLRYGPAPLAAGVVGYLGRVQSREVLDALSVKSRKSYSLSDWVGQAGLEKYYEGELKATRPKSAARLFVDAAGRPIPGLGVAVDLQSMDPGRQHLVTTLDARIQRVVEEIMDRRIKKGAVVVMEPHTGDILALASRPCYDPRPGGLARYLTLGETGTFTDQTTALFTPGSVFKVVVAAAALAEGIVKPDSQFNCRGSLDQPVRCWYDPGHGVVSFSQAFAESCNPVFARVGLKLGAGKLIDYAGRFGLDNQTITGYPVPRDGRQNWQVVAAPHNLVNSSLGQGPVLATPVQITAMMNVIVNDGVYVQPRLVRELRNDVGQVTRSFPPGPGHRAIPASTAAQVKEMLKLVTTEGVGRKAYVPGYGSAGKTGSAQVDGRGKVNAWFTGYAPLQDPRYVVTVLVEEGTSGGETAAPVFREIMEKILTLPLE; translated from the coding sequence GTGCAGGGAAGGCGCCTGGTCATCCTTTTTTCCCTTTTCCTGTTTTGCTTTGCCTTTTTGCTTATCCATCTGGCCTTTATTCAGATGGGCCGGGGGAGTGACTATGCCTTTTTAGCCCTGGAAAGGGAAACTCAGCCGGTACTTCTGGAAGAATATCCCCGGGGAGAAATCCTGGACCGGCGTTTACAACCTTTGACCGGCAGTTTTGATGCCAACCGGGTGGTGGTTTTTCCCGGGCTGATCCGGGACAGGCAGGCGGTCATTACTTCCCTGGCCGGGATTTTGGGGTTGCCGGTGGAAAAAATAGCCCCATATTTTGACGGACAGCCCTGTTATCTACCCTTTTCCCTAACCCCCGGCCAGGTAAAGGCCATCCGGGAGCACCAATGGCCCGGTGTTTTGGTGTTGCCGGTCCACCTGCGCTACGGTCCCGCACCCCTGGCCGCCGGGGTGGTCGGTTACCTGGGACGGGTTCAGTCAAGAGAAGTGCTGGACGCCTTGAGTGTCAAAAGCCGGAAGAGCTACAGTTTGAGCGACTGGGTCGGCCAGGCCGGCCTGGAAAAATATTACGAAGGTGAACTCAAGGCCACCCGGCCCAAAAGTGCCGCCCGGCTCTTCGTTGATGCCGCCGGCAGGCCCATACCGGGACTGGGCGTTGCCGTTGATCTCCAGTCGATGGATCCGGGACGGCAGCACCTGGTTACCACCCTGGACGCCAGGATCCAGCGGGTGGTGGAGGAAATAATGGATCGGCGGATAAAGAAAGGGGCAGTGGTGGTTATGGAGCCCCATACCGGGGATATCCTGGCCCTGGCCAGCCGCCCCTGTTACGATCCCCGTCCCGGTGGCCTGGCCAGGTACCTTACCCTGGGCGAGACAGGTACCTTCACCGATCAAACTACGGCCCTGTTTACTCCCGGTTCAGTATTCAAGGTGGTGGTGGCCGCTGCTGCCCTGGCGGAAGGAATTGTTAAACCCGACAGCCAGTTTAATTGCCGGGGGAGTCTGGATCAGCCTGTACGCTGCTGGTATGATCCCGGTCACGGTGTCGTTAGTTTTAGCCAGGCCTTTGCCGAATCCTGCAACCCGGTGTTTGCCCGGGTGGGATTAAAACTGGGGGCCGGGAAACTGATCGACTATGCCGGCCGTTTCGGGCTGGATAATCAAACGATTACCGGTTATCCTGTACCCCGGGATGGGCGGCAGAACTGGCAGGTGGTTGCCGCACCCCACAACCTGGTCAATAGCAGTTTGGGTCAGGGGCCGGTGCTGGCTACTCCGGTACAGATCACGGCCATGATGAATGTTATTGTTAACGACGGTGTGTATGTGCAGCCGCGGCTGGTCCGAGAGTTGCGCAACGATGTCGGCCAGGTGACCCGCTCTTTCCCCCCGGGGCCCGGTCACAGGGCCATTCCCGCCTCCACGGCCGCCCAGGTAAAGGAGATGTTGAAGCTGGTGACCACGGAAGGTGTTGGCCGCAAGGCCTATGTGCCCGGTTACGGCAGTGCCGGGAAGACCGGCTCTGCCCAGGTGGACGGCCGGGGTAAGGTAAATGCCTGGTTTACCGGTTATGCTCCCCTGCAAGATCCCCGTTATGTAGTAACGGTTCTGGTGGAGGAAGGGACCAGCGGGGGAGAAACGGCCGCCCCGGTGTTCCGGGAGATCATGGAGAAAATTCTCACCCTACCGCTGGAATAA
- a CDS encoding peptidase U32 family protein, which translates to MAVPELLAPAGDLEKLQAAVIYGADAVYLGGKQFGLRERAGNFTLEEMAVGVEFAHARGVKVYVTVNIFAHNRDLDDLPAYLRQLEEIGVDAVIVSDPGVLALVREITPELPVHLSTQASTTNWMAARFWQEQGVSRIVLARELTLEEIREIRRQVQVPLEVFVHGAMCISYSGRCLLSNYMTGRDANRGDCAQACRWRYALVEEKRPGEYFPVEEGSRGTYILSSRDLCLLEYIPQLVEAGVDSLKIEGRVKSVHYVATVVSVYRQALDDCRADPARFQVQERWLEELGKVSHREYTTGFFTGKPAKAAQGAVDSIYRRPYTFVGVVREYDPARGLALVEQRNRFARGEELEVLLPGGQTFSFVLTGLYDEEVSPIDAAPHPRQRVFLSLPRPVQPWSLLRRREEYNN; encoded by the coding sequence ATGGCTGTTCCGGAACTCCTGGCTCCGGCCGGGGATCTGGAAAAACTGCAGGCAGCCGTGATTTACGGCGCCGATGCCGTTTACCTGGGCGGGAAGCAGTTCGGCCTGCGGGAAAGGGCCGGGAACTTTACCCTGGAGGAAATGGCTGTGGGAGTGGAGTTTGCCCATGCCCGGGGAGTGAAGGTCTATGTTACGGTGAATATTTTTGCCCACAACCGGGATCTGGATGACCTGCCCGCGTACCTACGGCAACTGGAGGAAATCGGGGTGGATGCTGTGATTGTTTCCGATCCCGGTGTGCTGGCCCTGGTCCGGGAAATAACCCCCGAATTACCGGTGCACCTGAGCACCCAGGCCAGTACCACCAACTGGATGGCCGCCCGTTTCTGGCAGGAGCAGGGAGTGTCGCGGATTGTCCTGGCCCGGGAGCTTACCCTGGAGGAAATCCGGGAAATTCGCCGGCAGGTGCAGGTGCCCCTGGAAGTTTTTGTCCACGGGGCCATGTGTATCTCCTATTCCGGACGCTGCCTGTTGAGCAACTACATGACCGGTCGGGATGCCAACCGGGGGGACTGTGCCCAGGCCTGCCGCTGGCGCTATGCCCTGGTGGAAGAAAAGCGGCCGGGGGAGTACTTTCCCGTAGAAGAGGGTTCCCGGGGCACCTATATTTTGAGTTCCCGGGATCTCTGTCTCTTGGAGTATATTCCCCAATTGGTGGAGGCCGGAGTTGACAGTTTAAAAATTGAGGGCCGGGTCAAAAGCGTGCATTATGTTGCCACCGTGGTCAGCGTCTACCGCCAGGCCCTGGACGACTGCCGGGCAGATCCGGCCCGCTTTCAGGTTCAGGAGCGGTGGCTGGAAGAACTGGGCAAGGTCAGCCACCGGGAATACACCACCGGTTTTTTCACCGGTAAGCCGGCAAAAGCGGCCCAGGGTGCGGTGGACTCCATTTACCGCCGGCCCTATACTTTTGTCGGTGTGGTACGGGAGTATGACCCCGCCAGGGGACTGGCCCTGGTGGAACAACGGAACCGTTTTGCCCGGGGTGAAGAGCTGGAGGTGCTGCTTCCCGGCGGGCAGACATTTTCCTTTGTATTGACCGGTTTATACGACGAAGAAGTGAGCCCCATTGATGCGGCACCCCATCCCCGGCAAAGGGTTTTTCTCTCCCTGCCCCGGCCCGTTCAGCCCTGGAGCCTTTTGCGCCGCCGGGAAGAGTATAATAATTAG
- the mltG gene encoding endolytic transglycosylase MltG: MKDLQSVFKQREKKRLLAGGIALWGLFVLIYIFGMLSPVTSGQGRSVNVTIPRSASSSNIGRILHEEGLVHSAWFFNFYTRLKGVDGRLKAGPYTFSTAQSLPEIVNELVKGPDEGRVFTIPEGFNLKQIAELLEREGLVTRRDFLAAAAGDTFDYPFLHGLPAGPNRLEGYLFPDTYRVGSNTSAHEVIDLMLSRFDRKLKEMDYYRKVKAAGLTLHQAVIIASMVEREARVDRERPLIAGVIFNRLKRDMPLQIDATVQYALGSQRAKLYYKDLEVDSPYNTYLIRGLPPGPIACPGEASLLAAVQPAKTSYLYYVARPDGTHAFASTLDEHNANKRKYIR, encoded by the coding sequence ATGAAAGACTTGCAAAGTGTCTTCAAGCAAAGGGAAAAAAAGCGGCTGCTGGCCGGAGGTATAGCTCTTTGGGGGCTTTTTGTATTGATATACATTTTCGGAATGTTATCCCCGGTGACCTCCGGTCAGGGTCGATCCGTAAACGTAACCATTCCCCGGTCTGCTTCCAGCAGTAACATCGGACGTATTCTTCATGAAGAGGGACTGGTGCACAGTGCCTGGTTTTTTAACTTTTATACCCGGCTAAAAGGTGTTGACGGCAGGCTCAAGGCGGGCCCTTACACTTTCTCCACCGCCCAATCCCTGCCGGAGATTGTTAACGAACTGGTTAAAGGACCCGATGAGGGGCGTGTTTTTACCATTCCCGAAGGATTTAACCTGAAACAAATTGCCGAACTGTTGGAAAGGGAGGGTCTGGTAACCCGCCGGGATTTCCTGGCTGCAGCCGCCGGGGACACGTTTGACTATCCCTTTTTGCATGGTCTTCCGGCGGGACCGAACCGGCTGGAGGGGTACCTGTTCCCTGATACCTATCGGGTGGGAAGCAACACCAGCGCCCATGAAGTCATAGATCTCATGTTATCCCGTTTTGACCGGAAGTTAAAGGAAATGGATTATTACCGGAAGGTAAAGGCAGCCGGCTTAACCCTGCATCAGGCAGTGATCATCGCCTCCATGGTGGAGCGGGAGGCCCGGGTGGACCGGGAGCGCCCGCTGATAGCCGGCGTTATTTTTAACCGCTTAAAGCGGGACATGCCTTTACAGATCGATGCCACGGTACAGTATGCCCTGGGCAGTCAAAGGGCAAAACTGTACTATAAAGATCTGGAGGTGGATTCCCCCTATAACACATACCTGATCAGGGGTCTTCCTCCAGGTCCCATAGCTTGTCCGGGGGAAGCCTCCCTGCTGGCCGCCGTGCAGCCGGCCAAAACCAGTTACCTGTATTATGTAGCCAGACCCGACGGTACCCATGCTTTTGCCAGTACCCTGGACGAGCATAACGCCAATAAGCGAAAATACATACGCTAA
- a CDS encoding VanW family protein produces the protein MRRTYLLIIVGFIICIFLAAGAVGATSVYSRERVVPGVRAAGIDLSGMDREACRRALASLEEKLNTTPVVFHYRDRSWTFSPPEIGLRLDTQAMLTGALQAGRDAQWWLQWYRQWKIKKEGYELPLMVVLSRQKFSQKLNALAGEIATPPRDAAFRVLPDERIEIIPGRDGMKVDEERAYRDLLSALSAGKKPEIQLNMVHVKPRTTTEEVQAMGLKGLLSSYTTRFDASYTERAYNIRVAAAALDGLLVPPGQEVSFNRVVGPRSSEAGYKNAKVIVNNRLVDGLGGGVCQVSSTLYNAVLLANLEVLERTNHSLPVSYVPVGRDATVVYGDIDFRFRNNTESYVYIRSVVNGGRLTFKIYGNTDYKVPVEIRTRITEVLEPKVVREPDPNLERGEQVVKQKGVRGYRVVTERVVRENGRLYTERLPGSFYEPVNQVVAIGTREPSTGPVVPPPSPGQKPRPDKEPPAPGASPGKTPAGGEDIKPPEKSPEPANGEGTVPPEQQSPEGNGSEPEVAPPAGSL, from the coding sequence ATGAGGAGGACTTATCTTCTTATCATCGTCGGCTTTATTATCTGTATTTTTCTGGCGGCCGGCGCCGTCGGTGCCACCTCTGTTTACAGCCGTGAGCGGGTTGTCCCCGGCGTCCGGGCAGCCGGTATAGACCTGTCTGGTATGGACAGGGAAGCGTGCCGGCGGGCCCTGGCTTCCCTGGAGGAAAAGCTGAATACCACGCCGGTTGTTTTTCATTACCGGGACCGTAGCTGGACCTTTTCCCCACCGGAAATTGGTTTGCGTCTGGACACGCAGGCCATGTTAACCGGGGCACTGCAGGCCGGCCGGGATGCACAATGGTGGTTGCAGTGGTACAGGCAGTGGAAAATCAAGAAGGAAGGTTACGAGCTTCCTCTGATGGTGGTTCTCAGCAGGCAGAAATTCAGTCAAAAACTCAACGCCCTGGCCGGAGAAATCGCCACCCCGCCCCGGGACGCCGCCTTTCGGGTTCTGCCCGATGAGCGCATTGAAATCATTCCCGGCCGCGACGGGATGAAAGTGGATGAAGAACGGGCCTACCGGGATTTGCTCTCTGCCCTTTCCGCCGGTAAAAAACCGGAAATTCAACTTAACATGGTGCACGTGAAGCCCCGGACCACCACGGAAGAGGTCCAGGCTATGGGGCTTAAAGGTCTTCTTTCTTCCTATACCACTCGTTTTGATGCTTCCTATACAGAGCGGGCTTATAATATCCGGGTGGCTGCGGCGGCCCTTGATGGATTGCTCGTCCCGCCGGGGCAGGAAGTTTCCTTTAACAGGGTGGTCGGACCCAGGAGTTCCGAAGCCGGCTATAAAAACGCCAAGGTGATTGTCAACAACCGGCTGGTGGATGGCCTTGGGGGAGGAGTGTGCCAGGTAAGCAGCACCCTGTACAATGCGGTCCTGCTGGCGAACCTGGAGGTACTGGAGCGTACCAACCATTCCCTGCCCGTCTCCTATGTTCCCGTGGGCCGGGATGCGACGGTGGTTTACGGGGACATTGATTTTCGCTTCCGCAATAATACTGAAAGTTATGTTTATATCCGTTCCGTCGTTAACGGCGGGCGGCTAACTTTCAAAATTTACGGAAATACCGATTACAAGGTACCGGTGGAAATCCGCACCCGGATAACGGAGGTTCTGGAGCCAAAGGTTGTACGGGAGCCTGACCCCAATCTGGAGCGGGGAGAACAGGTGGTCAAGCAAAAGGGTGTCCGGGGTTACCGGGTAGTAACCGAGCGTGTAGTGAGGGAAAACGGCCGTTTGTATACTGAACGGCTCCCGGGTAGTTTTTATGAGCCGGTGAACCAGGTGGTGGCTATAGGTACCAGGGAACCGAGTACCGGACCGGTGGTTCCCCCGCCTTCACCCGGACAGAAACCACGGCCGGATAAAGAGCCACCGGCTCCAGGCGCTTCCCCCGGAAAAACACCTGCGGGTGGGGAAGATATAAAGCCCCCGGAAAAATCACCGGAGCCGGCCAATGGTGAGGGTACGGTTCCACCGGAACAACAATCCCCGGAGGGTAACGGCAGCGAACCCGAAGTAGCCCCCCCGGCCGGTTCCCTGTAA
- a CDS encoding DUF1292 domain-containing protein: protein MADQELELEEVITLVDEDGQEQDFEVIDIVHLDGSKYAILLPLQAAADDEGEDEEEGEAIILKFETDEDGNEILVDIEDDEEWEKVADYWEEMVAGEDS, encoded by the coding sequence ATGGCCGATCAAGAACTGGAACTGGAAGAGGTAATCACGCTGGTGGATGAAGACGGCCAGGAGCAGGATTTTGAGGTTATCGATATTGTACATCTGGATGGTTCAAAATACGCCATCTTACTCCCCCTTCAAGCGGCCGCTGACGATGAGGGGGAGGATGAGGAAGAAGGAGAGGCCATTATCCTCAAGTTTGAAACAGATGAGGACGGGAACGAAATCCTGGTCGATATTGAAGATGACGAGGAATGGGAAAAGGTAGCAGACTACTGGGAGGAAATGGTTGCCGGTGAGGATTCCTGA
- the ruvX gene encoding Holliday junction resolvase RuvX, with product MRILGLDVGEKTIGVAVSDPLGWTAQGVGVIRRDRPEGHVTAELKKLVQDYQVELIVVGLPRNMNGTLGRQGQMVLDFAHQIGAELGLPVETWDERLSTASAERILLAADVSRAKRKKIIDKMAAAVILQNYLDSRNKKLQNGEN from the coding sequence TTGCGTATACTGGGGTTGGACGTAGGCGAGAAAACTATTGGGGTGGCGGTGAGCGATCCCCTGGGGTGGACGGCTCAAGGCGTAGGGGTTATTCGCCGGGACCGGCCAGAAGGCCACGTGACGGCGGAATTAAAAAAACTGGTTCAGGATTACCAGGTGGAGCTAATAGTGGTGGGCTTGCCCCGTAATATGAACGGTACCCTCGGCAGGCAGGGTCAAATGGTGCTCGATTTTGCCCACCAAATCGGTGCCGAACTGGGCCTGCCGGTGGAAACCTGGGACGAGCGTCTCAGTACAGCAAGTGCGGAAAGGATTTTGCTGGCCGCCGATGTCAGCCGGGCCAAGCGCAAGAAAATCATTGACAAAATGGCAGCGGCGGTTATTTTGCAGAACTATTTGGATTCCCGGAATAAAAAGCTCCAAAATGGGGAAAATTAA
- a CDS encoding aldo/keto reductase produces the protein MEYRILGRTGIKVSRLCFGALTVGPLQAALPVDKGAAVIRRALEAGVNFIDTAEYYQTYPYIYEATRGWAGEIVVASKSYAYTWQGMRQSLEGALRALHREYIDIFLLHEQESALTIRGHWEAVEYLLKARKEGLVRAIGVSTHSVEGVRAAARIAEFDIIHPIINIAGIGIQGGTREDMLAAIAEAASFGKGIYGMKALGGGHLIPRAQEALAFVLGIPQLASVAVGMRTVAEVDFNVAVFSGMPVPSGLWARVGRQKRRLHIEDWCSGCGRCVERCGAGALFLTGGRAAVDPLKCRLCGYCGTVCPDFCIKVI, from the coding sequence TTGGAGTACCGGATACTGGGTCGAACGGGGATAAAAGTATCCCGCCTTTGTTTCGGTGCCCTTACAGTTGGCCCACTGCAGGCCGCCCTCCCGGTGGATAAGGGTGCAGCGGTGATCCGCCGGGCGCTGGAAGCAGGTGTGAATTTTATTGATACAGCCGAGTATTACCAGACCTACCCTTATATTTATGAAGCCACCAGGGGCTGGGCGGGAGAAATAGTAGTTGCCTCCAAATCCTATGCTTATACCTGGCAGGGGATGCGGCAGAGCCTGGAAGGAGCATTGAGGGCCCTTCACAGGGAATATATCGATATTTTTCTCCTCCACGAGCAGGAATCGGCCCTGACCATCCGGGGGCACTGGGAAGCGGTGGAGTATCTATTAAAGGCCAGGAAAGAAGGACTGGTAAGGGCCATCGGCGTCTCCACCCACAGTGTGGAGGGTGTACGGGCGGCGGCCCGCATAGCTGAATTTGATATCATCCATCCAATTATCAATATAGCCGGGATTGGCATTCAGGGAGGAACCAGAGAGGATATGCTGGCAGCCATTGCCGAGGCCGCCAGCTTTGGCAAGGGTATATACGGCATGAAGGCTTTAGGGGGAGGGCATCTCATACCCAGGGCGCAGGAAGCGCTTGCTTTTGTCCTCGGCATTCCCCAGTTGGCCAGTGTGGCCGTGGGAATGCGGACCGTGGCGGAAGTGGATTTCAACGTGGCAGTTTTCAGCGGGATGCCGGTTCCATCCGGGCTCTGGGCCAGGGTAGGGCGTCAAAAACGCCGTTTGCATATTGAGGATTGGTGCAGCGGCTGCGGGCGCTGCGTGGAAAGGTGCGGGGCGGGGGCGTTGTTCCTGACCGGCGGGCGGGCGGCGGTTGATCCTTTAAAGTGCCGCCTATGTGGATACTGTGGAACCGTTTGCCCCGATTTCTGTATAAAGGTAATCTAA
- a CDS encoding IreB family regulatory phosphoprotein, with translation MSRETSENTVMFKVEAEEVNQAKEILLSVYAALKEKGYNPINQLVGYLLSGDPAYITSHNNARSKIRRLERDELLEELVRSYLKDAEAI, from the coding sequence GTGAGCAGGGAAACTTCCGAAAATACCGTTATGTTCAAAGTTGAAGCGGAGGAAGTAAACCAGGCGAAGGAAATACTGCTTTCGGTGTATGCCGCGCTGAAAGAAAAAGGATACAATCCGATCAACCAGCTTGTAGGCTATTTATTGTCCGGGGACCCGGCCTATATTACCAGCCACAACAATGCCCGCAGCAAAATCAGGCGGCTGGAACGGGACGAACTGCTGGAAGAGCTGGTGAGAAGCTATTTAAAGGATGCAGAAGCTATTTAG